One window of Nymphaea colorata isolate Beijing-Zhang1983 chromosome 1, ASM883128v2, whole genome shotgun sequence genomic DNA carries:
- the LOC116263634 gene encoding kinase-interacting protein 1-like produces MLQRAASNAYSWWWASHIRTKQSNWLEQNLQDMEVKVQSVLKLIEEDGDSFAKRAEMYYKKRPELIHFVEEFYRNYRSLAERYDHISGELHNARSTIATAFPEQVPFAIPHEESSKEKGTLSTARGESSDGLSKKPPPPPPPSLAKRLDPNNLKSKMSNSTNSDPAVDKAVAQKEIDKLQKEALMLQVEKELVKSSYEAGLAKYWDLEGQILEVQATLCLLQEEYGLGSSIEVEKEQALMAVTALRSCEQMLGNLQEEQQKSLLEVQTESERIKIMEESLKLLKDDFIKRHPEICQLDDEDPKIVAHPTMKTMEEELCNLKKEKADYQVACQKIVKHLEVDDNDLSVPEVSQLIDELASKVVTLEAEVSSQNAQISRLKSETDQLQEHLQGLQEDKTSLMDDSKAMINRIKGLEEELQEVQCLNLHIEEQKAQLEANLTEVRCKLGDLTEKMKVQLHQNEGENIDLFESGSGKPAVELQEEEHANGNPATECQVTRDANNAQEREVRKESNSRGKLQEVPEEPHSVFHAEAKSIEDSKQILSTEHQEENGVINRIQDEQSNNNGGLQDAVEESSSELDTEAILSQEFKEIGTTASEEEKDVKNRIETDQSNTRNTSHDVVEEPGSGFDAESKLNKDSKEVPTTESHNGKVVKNGTEIEERDIKDGLQKVVEVSGSEFGAEAKSTQETSPEFDTEVENKGEPETDIENASTCSELQKFSLELVDTETWQRFLEGMEDREKTLLTEYTTVLRNHKETKRKLGELEKQKQDVVAEKMAKIRLLEIETAQKDDEIQSLKHKLSALQLGSERPETKFVQGDDSLEGTVNSSKDSNVVPNIDDLDHRSVEYAGDQSNGNGGLEQSSPTEKEINIVFSENSGPPSVMEEKFRRDIDGLLEENLEFWLRFSTSFHQIQKFQTAIQESQVELLKLKKEKNKEEGGNHSASSTSSPSNNQSTRSSVEAIQKQLTELQGELLMWIEQNALLKDELKHRFSSLCNIQEELSQVSKKNPKIGVDLTKYQAAKFQGEVLNMQQENNKVADELQAGLDHVRGLQLELEKTMLKLKENFGLSESKHHHHHHYHVNYVRNTLGRRRIPLRSFIFGSKPKKASLFSCVSPALQKQYSDLRAGM; encoded by the exons ATGTTGCAGAGGGCGGCGAGCAACGCTTATTCATGGTGGTGGGCAAGTCATATCAGGACCAAGCAATCCAATTGGCTGGAACAGAACCTTCAAG ACATGGAGGTGAAGGTGCAGTCTGTGCTAAAACTCATTGAAGAGGATGGAGATTCCTTCGCCAAACGCGCAGAGATGTATTACAAAAAGAGGCCAGAGTTAATCCACTTCGTTGAAGAGTTTTACAGAAATTACAGGTCATTAGCAGAACGATATGATCACATCTCTGGCGAATTGCACAATGCCCGCAGTACCATTGCTACTGCCTTTCCAGAGCAAGTCCCTTTCGCGATTCCTCACGAGGAGTCTTCCAAAGAGAAAGGCACCCTTTCGACTGCTCGTGGTGAATCGAGCGATGGTTTGTCCAAaaaaccaccaccaccaccaccaccatcattaGCTAAAAGGTTGGACCCAAATAATTTGAAGAGCAAAATGAGCAATTCGACAAATTCAGATCCAGCAGTTGATAAAGCAGTTGCCCAGAAAGAGATTGATAAGCTTCAGAAGGAGGCGCTGATGTTGCAGGTAGAAAAAGAGTTAGTCAAGAGCTCATACGAGGCTGGCCTAGCAAAATACTGGGATTTGGAAGGCCAAATTTTGGAGGTGCAAGCCACGCTGTGCCTTCTACAAGAAGAATATGGGCTTGGGAGTAGCATAGAGGTTGAAAAAGAGCAAGCCTTAATGGCTGTTACAGCTCTGAGATCCTGCGAGCAAATGCTTGGAAATTTGCAGGAAGAGCAGCAGAAATCATTACTAGAAGTGCAGACTGAATCTGAAAGAATAAAGATAATGGAAGAGAGTTTGAAGCTGTTGAAGGATGATTTCATTAAACGCCATCCAGAGATCTGTCAACTTGACGATGAGGATCCAAAAATAGTTGCACATCCAACCATGaaaacaatggaagaggaacTTTGCAATCTTAAGAAAGAGAAGGCTGATTATCAAGTTGCTTGCCAGAAAATAGTGAAACATTTGGAGGTAGATGACAATGATCTGAGTGTTCCTGAGGTGAGTCAACTAATTGATGAGCTTGCAAGCAAAGTTGTCACTCTGGAAGCAGAGGTTTCATCCCAGAATGCACAGATTTCAAGACTTAAATCAGAAACAGATCAGCTGCAAGAGCACTTGCAGGGCCTGCAAGAAGACAAGACGTCACTTATGGATGACTCCAAGGCCATGATCAACAGAATAAAAGGCCTTGAAGAAGAGTTGCAGGAGGTTCAATGTCTCAATCTTCACATTGAGGAACAGAAAGCGCAGCTTGAGGCCAACCTTACAGAAGTACGCTGCAAGCTTGGTGATCTTACAGAGAAAATGAAAGTCCAGCTGCATCAGAACGAAGGTGAAAACATTGATCTATTTGAATCAGGAAGTGGAAAGCCTGCTGTCGAACTCCAAGAGGAAGAACATGCAAATGGAAACCCAGCCACGGAGTGTCAAGTGACAAGAGATGCCAATAATGCGCAGGAAAGAGAAGTCAGAAAAGAAAGCAATTCCAGAGGTAAATTGCAGGAGGTACCTGAAGAACCTCATTCCGTATTTCACGCAGAAGCCAAGTCAATTGAAGATAGCAAGCAAATCCTAAGCACTGAACACCAAGAAGAAAATGGTGTTATAAATAGAATACAAGATGAACAAAGCAATAACAATGGTGGACTACAAGATGCAGTTGAGGAATCTAGTTCTGAACTTGACACGGAAGCTATCCTGAGCCAAGAGTTCAAGGAAATTGGAACCACAGCAAGTGAAGAGGAGAAAGATGTGAAAAATAGAATTGAAACTGATCAAAGCAATACCAGGAATACATCGCATGATGTGGTTGAAGAACCTGGTTCTGGATTTGATGCAGAaagcaaattgaataaagaTTCCAAGGAAGTTCCAACCACAGAAAGTCATAATGGGAAAGTTGTCAAGAATGGAACTGAAATCGAAGAAAGGGATATCAAGGACGGGCTGCAAAAGGTCGTTGAAGTATCCGGCTCTGAATTTGGTGCGGAAGCTAAATCCACGCAAGAAACCTCTCCCGAATTTGATACTGAAGTTGAAAACAAAGGGGAACCTGAAACAGATATCGAAAATGCTAGTACTTGTAGTGAATTACAGAAGTTCAGCCTGGAATTAGTTGACACAGAAACTTGGCAAAGATTTTTAGAGGGGATGGAAGACAGAGAAAAGACACTGCTGACAGAGTATACAACAGTTCTTCGAAATcacaaagaaacaaagagaaaacttGGTGAACTGGAGAAGCAAAAGCAAGACGTTGTCGCTGAAAAAATGGCAAAGATCAGACTATTGGAGATTGAAACTGCTCAAAAAGACGATGAAATCCAGTCACTAAAGCATAAGCTCAGCGCTCTGCAACTGGGCTCTGAACGTCCTGAGACCAAATTTGTCCAAGGCGATGATTCCCTGGAGGGCACCGTCAACAGTTCGAAAGATTCAAATGTAGTGCCGAATATTGATGATTTGGATCATCGAAGTGTGGAATACGCTGGAGACCAAAGCAATGGAAATGGTGGATTGGAGCAATCGTCTCCAACAGAAAAAGAGATCAACATTGTGTTCAGTGAAAACAGTGGACCTCCTTCCGTCATGGAAGAGAAATTCAGGAGAGATATTGATGGCTTACTGGAAGAGAATCTAGAATTCTGGCTGAGATTCAGTACCTCCTTCCATCAGATACAGAAATTTCAGACAGCAATCCAAGAATCACAAGTGGAGTTGTTGaagttgaaaaaggaaaagaataaagaagAGGGCGGTAACCACTCCGCAAGCTCCACCTCTAGCCCCAGTAATAACCAGAGCACGAGGTCTAGCGTGGAGGCAATCCAGAAGCAGTTGACAGAGTTGCAGGGCGAGCTGTTGATGTGGATAGAACAGAATGCTTTGCTCAAGGATGAACTGAAGCATCGTTTCTCGTCTCTCTGCAACATACAAGAAGAACTGTCTCAGGTCTCCAAGAAGAACCCCAAGATCGGAGTTGACCTGACAAAATATCAGGCAGCAAAATTTCAAGGTGAAGTTCTGAACATGCagcaagaaaataacaaggTCGCAGATGAACTGCAAGCTGGTCTGGATCATGTAAGAGGCCTCCAGCTAGAACTCGAGAAAACAATGCTGAAATTGAAAGAGAACTTCGGATTGTCAGAAAGCaaacaccaccaccatcaccactatCATGTTAATTATGTGAGAAACACATTGGGCCGAAGAAGGATTCCTCTGCGGTCGTTCATCTTTGGCAGCAAGCCAAAAAAAGCATCTCTGTTCTCTTGTGTCAGCCCTGCATTACAGAAACAATATAGTGACTTGCGAGCAGGAATGTAG